The Chrysemys picta bellii isolate R12L10 chromosome 16, ASM1138683v2, whole genome shotgun sequence DNA window gcaaagtatgcaggaactggcccatgtgactccagactccattttgctgtaattttccacagtaagaacaaagaggtgtccttacacctggaaaagactgtataaggctcagggccggctttaggccgattcagccgattcggctgaattgggccccacgccaagagggccccgcgctgcagctctccaccccgcccccagctcacttccccctcctcccctcccctgaacgctctgccccctcccctgcttcccgcgaatttgcgggaagtctgaaaagaagcaggggcgggccggcagcacaaagtaagctggggtggtgggggcgcaagaagggctccggggaggcgcggcccattcccgcaggccccagcggctctggcccggcttggctccagcgcGGCCCCCGTGGCGCCGCCCGGCTCGGCttggcccccgcggcgcggcccgggtctggcccggcccccgcggcgcggcccgggtcggctctggcccggcccggtccccgcggctcgggtcggctccggcccggcccggtccccgcggcgcggctcgggtacCCCCCCCCTGGCGCGGCCCCCGCGGCGTGGCTTgggtcccccccgcggcgcggcacgagtctccccgtcccccccgcggcgcggcgcggctcgggtctccccccgttcccccccccccggcgcggctcaggtcttcccccccccggcgcggtgcggctcgggtctccccccccccggcgcggcgcggctgggctcggctcgggtctcccccccggTGCGGCCCCCGCGCCGCGGCTCCGGGTCAgacccaagcccggcaaccccggccggagcgcggctcgattcctgggggcggggcttgctgcaagccccgcccccaggaatcgggccccgctcttgctaaagccagccctgataaggctgatgcctcatcttcattttgtcttcaatcctgcttcatacctctggaaggactttgctacaagctgaagctttgaacaaaggactgaggacccatcccagcaggggatgtattccagagacttaatttgaacctgcagtttattctatcgctgctgcaagcctgaaccaagaactttgccattgctggatgtaattgattccatttaaccaattctaactctcttctctatcttttttcttttatcaataaaactttagattttagattctaagggattggcaacagcgtgatttgtgggtaagatctatttgtatattgacctgggtctggggcttggtcctttgggatcgggagaatctatttttcttttattggggtattggttttcataaccatttgtccccataatgagtggtactggtggtgatactgggaaactggactgtctaaggaaattgcttgtgagacttgtggttagccagtggggtgagaccgaagtcctcttagtttggctggtttggtttgccttagaggtggaaaaaccccaggctTGGggtgtaactgccctgtttaagcaatttgtcctgagttggcactctcagttgggtcccaccagaaccgcTTCGTCACAGATGTGCACATGGATGGCTAGGAGGGATAGATCGAAGGGTCTGTATGAGGATGGACGGGCAGAGGGGTGGGCACAGATAGAGGGAGGGGTAGAGAGCTGGTGCTCCAGGTACTGTACCAGGAGGGCATCTGAGCCAGGGGTCCCTGTTTGCAGAGGTCATTAGCTCGTGTCCGtgctgcatcgggggatgggcaGGCAGCTGCTGGCCCGCGGCTGGAAGAcactgtgatgttgtgcagtctatatggttttataaaaacatgataataagtcaatataatgtaactgggatagttttagaaaaatatggtaaaatgtgaatataatgtaactggaatatgcttcatgcaaaaggtctcttgtaaggtatcattacaaagcttatactctactgagtgtgatcatctgatttgtataaatgtaccactcttgtatctaaaactagaaatataaaatataactctgagggtctattgtcattatgtaaagtgtgggccattaatgatggtttggaatcttgatgactcccattgtctgcagatggctgtatttacctgtgagtcttcctgtatatgtgtgtgctggcaagtgggtaatgaagtcttgcaatgacatgtgatcatgtcacctgaactggaatccatctttaacctggtgcttttccagtgagggggggtggaaacccagagggacaaagggttcccgccttatgcaaaagatatataaaggggggaagagaacagggagggagaggagccatcatgaagaatcccctagctatcacctgagctgcaacaagagctgtaccaggggaaagaattgtgcccaggcctcgaaggtgtccagtctgagaaaaaacttactgaagcatctctgagggtgagattatctgtattcagtttgattaggcatagatttgcgcattttattttattttgcttggtgacttactttgttctgtctgttactactttgaaccacttaaatcctactgtctgtatttaataaaatcactttttatttagtaatttactcagagtatgtattaatacctgggggagcaaacaactgtgcatatctctctatcagtgttatagagggcgaacaatttacgagtttgccctgcataagctttatacagggtaaaacggatttatttgggtttagaccccattgggagttgggcatctgagtgctagagacaagcacacttctgtgagctgttttcaggtaaacctgcagcttcggggcaagtgattcagaccctgggtccgtgttggagcagacgggagtgtctggctcagtaagacagggtgctggagtcctaaactggcagggaaaacaggagcagagatagtcttggcacatcaggtggcagctcccaagggggtttctgtgatccaacccgtcacagtcacCTTCCCCCCATTCTCTCGCTGCTATCAAAAGCAGCAGGCCTCAAATCTGGCCCTGAGAGTCcgggagcgccccccccccccccccccgccacacacacacacacacacacaccccgggggCTGAGTTGCAGATCTCAGCCCCGATTCCCCGGTGAGGGCAGGGACACACGTGGACTTTCTATGACACGCACTCGTGGTTCCAGCTTGGCCCGGCTGCTGCGATGCCTGGGGCACTCTGCCTCGCTGGGGCGCCCAAAGAAGTGTTTTTCCATTTGGTGCCACGGTGGGAGAGGGCCACTGTGATGAAGCGGGGGGGGTGGGTTTGCTTAGTGTTTTGTGTGagcactgtgtgtgcctcagtttccctgttaaACATGTGTGCTGCATGTTTAACAGGGTGGTGGGCAAGTTGGTTTGTTGGTGCGGAGGACTAGGTGTAACCTCACctagcagccaggaccccagctgtCGGCCTGGAGATGCGGGACCCTAGTGACTGGTGACCGGGaggccggttctggccagtgagAGGACAATGAGCTGAGGAGAGAGGCCCCTGGTGACCTGACCAATCAGTTCCAGTCAGAGGGGAACAAAGGACGGAAGAGAGAGGGCCCAGCGACCTGTTTACCTGGGATGGAAGAGAAAGGACATGGGAGAAGCTGTTGGGGAAGATGATATAGGATGTAGGGtagagatgggggggggcatTTCTCCTTCTAGGGGTGGAGGCCCAGGGGCCCACAGCAAGAGAGGGCAACCTTCACGGGGGGGGCGTCACGCCAAAGGAGGGGTCCTCCCGCGGAGCCAAGGACCACGAGACCCATGACAGCCACACGTGAGGCTGGGGGCTTGTAGACCCCTGGCGTGGCCTCACCAACAGACAGGAAGCCCGGTGTGACCCGTACAAcaggagcggggctggggagTGTGAATCAAGCCATCTCAGATTTCCCCGCcagcccctttaaaaaaaaaccccaaaccatgcaTGTACATGTGGGAACGTGCCTGTGCAAATGCATGCATGTCACATGTGAACACAGACATGCAATGACACACTCACAAACCACACTTGGGGCTGAAATTTCACAGCCTTTTTCCCACCACCCTCCGAAAAGACATGTGGGCATGGAAAAAATGTGATTCACTTCTGTCAACTTTTTAACCAGttatttttattagcaaatgaaGCATTAATTGTACAAACTACATGATggacaatcacacacacacacacacacacacagagttttcaTGGCTCCTACTGTGATggaaaatcacacacacacaaacacagagtttTCATGACTCCTACAGCCCACCAGGGTATAGCAGAGCTTGGTGAATAATGGCTATTTTGATTCCGAAAAACGGGAAAAAATTTGTTTCgggtcaaactgatttttttttcacattgcCGGCAAATCcgaaaaacaaaaacccaagttGATTCGGGCCGGACTAAATGGTTTGTTCAGCCTGCAACTAAACATTTCGTTTTGACTTTCAGCATTAatgtttttccacatttttctttggtttgtttttgagaaAAAAATGGAAGGAAAGGGAATTGGCCAATCAAAAAGCCCTTGCACTGGGAAAAATCGAAACATTTGGATTTAAAAACGTCCAAATGTTTCTTTTCGactgtttccaatattcttttcTTTGCCCCTTAAATGACCAAGTGGGTGAAATCAACCCAAGTTCATGATATTTTTCACACATGGAGCTccccaaaaaaagtttcagctgaaaaatttcacccagtccAGCCTTCACAAAGTTCAGGGATCCTCCTTACCCTGAAGCGGGATTTTTCTGTAGGGCTTTTGTGAACGTTAGGCCTACCAGGGACTTACTTGATGAAgggttgtctacacttaaaacattaCAGCGGCACATTTGTCTGGATAATCCACCTAGAAGATTTCCTattgctgtctacacagggatttaggttggcttaactatgccgctcggggggggagggggtgtcaatTTTTTCACccacctgagcaacatagttatgccACCTAATTTTctagagtagaccaggcctagggcTGGCTACCCATGGACCTGCTCTTCCAGGAGACATGAGGTGTTGGGGTCTCGGAACTGGCTGGAGTGAATAAATGGGGCAGTAACTAACCAGTGGAGGATGTGGACAGACAGTGGGCACCCCAAGTACAGATCAATTAACATCTAAGAATGGGAAACTTAGTCAAGCAGAATACGTGAGCTCAGTGAGGAAGGGACAGTGATGGGccaagaggggagaggaggggggataaGATCTGGCTCTCACCTGGGACTGATGAAGAGACAGCCCAAGGCAGCTTGGCTGACTTGATGTCTTAAGCTTGGCTCCTCcatgctaacctaaggacttcacAATTCCAGCTGACTAATAAACCCAACTCTGTAGAGCCGGGCGTCACTGCAGATACCTGCTGAGGTGCATGGGTCCCTGAAGAGACTTTGACCAAGGGTTGATCTCAGCTGGACTCACTGGGCAGAGCTGACGAGGTGAAGCAGGAGCCCAACAAAGCTTAGAAGCCTGTGCAAAGTCAGATGGGCATCAAGAAGTTCAGCGCTGCTGGTGTTAGCGGTGGGATGCACTTTCCACCTACAGCAATGTTTTCCCACACCAGACTTGGAGCGGGTTAAAAGCACACACACAGCTATAGAGAGGTGCACACACAAACAAATATATAGAGAGAAACACAACTCAAATATAGAGAAATAAAGACACAGCTATACAGAGACACACCCAAAGGACACAGACACATAGAAAGCAAGTCAGAAAAATTTCAACCTACCAGTTTGCCACTGGAAAATTGGCCAGCTCATCGAAAACTAACATTTCATGGGAACATGTCCATTTCAGTGACCTTTTGCGTGGGCAAAATAATCAAAAGGAAGCGTTTCACTAACCATCCGCCtggaaaagttttgatttttcattctgaAGCGACTTTGCGTTTCAAAATGCACTTCTACTTTAAATTTCGTTTCCAGGGCTATATCATAAGCAGTGAAACCAGAATGGAACATTCTGATTGGGCCAAGAAGGTTTTATTTTCCCCTGAACATTTCATTTTCTGGGGAATTTCCATTTGTTGTTGGtgttccaatttggaatgaatcccccccccccccctgaaattGCAGAATTTCTAACAAAACAGAAATTCTGGGTACCACATTACAAACGGACATCAGACACAAATGCACACAATGGAACAAAAATACACTTCCACACTTTTCCCTTTGTGCAGGGATGGGAGAATATTTGGGGGAAATCGTCCTCTTCTCTTAGAACATGACAATTTCCTTCATGCTTCGGCATCCCACGACAAAGCCCACAACTTGTGGGTGGTTCACACGGTTGGAATTCAAGATTATAGTTTATAAAACACAGAGCTTTTAATAGAGTCTGATATAAAACGCCAGTGTAGACACCAAAGGCCTCTATCCATTAAAAGAAAACTTTCATAGCAAGCTTGGTGGTGCAACAGTTTGCCTATTAGCCTTTTAGAATACAAAACAGCCATTAAAAGGTTGTGGGTTCAAATCCAACCAGATTTCAAGTCTTATTTTTGCTACTTACCTGTAAAAAAAATGATTGAGATTCCTACAGAAATCAAGACTTTCCAGGACTTATCGCTTAGCTTTAGGGATACCAGGCTAAAGATGGTTTTTGGTGGATGCTAGGAGCTGGAATTCTTTGGCAAGCATCAAGCGGGCAATAGAGCTAGATAATCAGAATTCGGGCTAGGCCAAATTCTTCGGATGACacttttttccaccaaaaaaatgCAGCTTGGGGATCGACCGAAATATTTTGGCAAATTTGTGTTGAATTCAATGAATTGTTtcagttttgggggtggggattcAAAATGTGTCATTGTGACGggctcaaaacaaaacatttccattcaAAAGCACTTTTCATTCCACATTTCACTTCTATTTTATTTAGTTATGTCGTTTGTTTTAAAAGCTCCAAAATGAACCAAGTCGAACGAAAAGTTTTGgctgacctgaaacaattttggGGGTTGGTTTATTTCTGCTTTCGGTTGCtggaaatttttcttttttaaatcagttgGCAGGCAATTCAACACATTATTATTTGTCCCAAGTTTTGAGTTTGGCCAACTAACAGAAAAATCCCACAATTGAAACAGCTCAGACAGAACCACTTTCACATCCGGCCTGAGATTGTCAAAAGCAGCTGGTGATTTTTGGCATCTTCGTTTTGAGTTTTGAGTGTCTACCTTGATTCACCACCCAAAGAGTctcatgatcatagaatcatagattctcagggttggaagggacctcaggagatatctagtccaaccctctgctcaaagcaggaccaattcccaactaagtcAGAAAGtgccttctgaaaatctggtcctgttAAGGTTGGTTACCTGCAATCATGACTTACTTTTGCAAATCTTTGCCTGTGAACCTAGGATTGCGCAGATGGCAGGGCATGTGAACTAGGTAAGTTGTGGCTAGCCATCAAAGATGGGTTTTAGCAgaaccgtctttttgttctgtgtttctctGGCACCTCACATAATACGATAATATAAGCAATAATGATAAGGTTCTCAGAAAATCTGCATTCAATTCCCGGGTCTACCAAGGCCTCCTTGGCACGTCTACACCATGGGGTCCCAGGTACAACACTGCCACTATACCATTGTAGTGTCAtggtgtagacacttcctaccaTGGCAGCTAGAtctatggaagaattcttccgtcaagtTAGCTTCGTCTACACCAGTGCACCGGAGCTGTGTTGACCTAacatttaagtgtagaccaggcctaagttgatGCCACAGTTCACCCACTGTACAGCTGAGCTGATAATTCCTTCTTGTCTACTTCGACTTGATCTGGGCAAAAAAGCTGAGTTTCCCCTGTTGCGTGCACACCAATTCCTGGCAGCCAGGTTTCAACTGCCGGGGTAGGGTCCATAAACAAATCTGCTCTAGTTTAAATAAGGCCATTTCTCCGCTTCCCATTTAAAAATTGAACGGGGGGGGAGGTTTAAATCCAAAAATTTTTCCAACTGAAAAGTCAGTTGTCACTGAAGAATCAAAAGCTTTCATTTCAAAACCGTCAGAATGAAACAGTTCGCCCTATTCATAATTTCAACCCTATTTAAACACACAGGggatatttttaaacaaagaacaTGGAAGAGAATTTCCAAACAAAACGTCGGCCCTCCCTGACAAATCAAAATGTCTCATTTTAgatccaaccccccccacacaaacGCACCCCTCCCCCGAAGCCAGGAAATTGGTCAACCCGCCACAGATTCACGAGCCGTTTCGGTGTCAcccaatctgcatttttcaccggAAAACACGTTGTGGATTAAAAAAGTTCCTCCCCGGCTCTACCAAAAAGACATGTTCCCGGCTCAGGCCAGGAAACGGGACCTGCGGGGGGCAGAGGATTTGCAAGGAACTGGCAATATAGATAAACTTTACATTATATACACGGCCTGAAGGGAGGGGTGAGTGCTATACACGGAGCTCTGTACAGTGTCTGCATTGCTAGCCCTATGGCCACGGTCTCCAGACGGCCGGCTGCGGGGGCTCCCCTTTCGAAGCTGCTGCCTCGTCCGTGTGTCTCTGAGGCGTCTCCGGGGCCCCGGGGCGGTGAAAGGGTCGGTGGCACGGCTGCGCGGGcgaggaagggctgggggagaCCGGGCAggcaggcgggggagggaggccagGCCGGAGCCTGCAGGCCGGCTCCGGCGGCACCTGGCGGCACTTGGCAGCCAGGTAGAGGTTCAGGGTGTCGAGCAGCTGGCCCTGCATGCAGGGCTGGGCGTCGCGGACGAAGGCGGAGAGCCGCAGCAGGCATTCCCGGAAGCCCAGCAGGTAGCAGCGCTGCAGAGGGTCGGCCTCCCCCGCCGGATCGGCTCCtgggggggcagcatgggaggGGGGGTCAATGCCATGCATGGGGGGGGGACAGCGACACACAGACTGGGGGGGTTAGTGCATGATTggggagacagagacacacacagggggaggggggtcagtgcCAGGCATGGGGGGGAACAGTGTCAGGTATGGCAGGGACAGTGAcacacactgggggagggggtcagtgccaggcatgggggtgggggggcagagagacacacactggggaaaggggggtcagtgccaggcatgggggtgggggggcagagagacacacactgggggagggggtcagtgccaggcatgggggtgggggggcagagagacacacactgggggagggggtcagtgccaggcatgggggtgggggggcagagagacacactggggaaaggggggtcagtgccaggcatgggggggggcagagacacacactgggggggggtcagtgtcaggcattgggggggcagagagacacacactggGGGGAGTCAGTGCCATGCATGGGGGGGGCAGAGACACACAGTGCCatgcatggggggcagagagacacacactggGGAGGTCAgtgccaggcatgggggggggggcagagaaagacacacaggggtaaggggggtcaatgccaggcatgggggggaagagacacacactggggaaggggggcagtgccaggcatgggggggcaaaGAGACACACACTGGGGAAGGGGGGTCAgtgccaggcatgggggggggacagagacacacacactgggggagggggggtcagtgccaggcatggga harbors:
- the LOC135976009 gene encoding transcription factor HES-7-like; the protein is MVTKGVSEPAALRKMLKPLAEKRRRERINRSLEELRVLLLDRTRHQTLQSRKVEKAEILELAVRYLRDWSAPAGRGADPAGEADPLQRCYLLGFRECLLRLSAFVRDAQPCMQGQLLDTLNLYLAAKCRQVPPEPACRLRPGLPPPPACPVSPSPSSPAQPCHRPFHRPGAPETPQRHTDEAAASKGEPPQPAVWRPWP